From Aegilops tauschii subsp. strangulata cultivar AL8/78 chromosome 5, Aet v6.0, whole genome shotgun sequence:
TGTGATTTAGTAGCTTTGCCACAAACTCGTTAAACTCTGTAACTTTCACCATAGTCGCATATATCATATTCAGTATTACTTGTTTTAATAAAATAGATTTATCACATTCTTAGCTGAATTACTTTATCTGCAGGCAAATGCTTTGAAGGTTGCACTAAAAAGTAAGAACTTGGAAGCAGATATATATGTTGGAATGCGTTATTGGTACCCATTCACCGAAGAAGCCATCGATCAGGTTAGACCTCCTCACTAATCGAATTTAAAGGCCTTTAATCCTTTTGTTCTTCCTGTAAGTGGCAACAATAGTTTCTTGGTCTTTTTGTTTAATTATTATTCTTCCGTGGTAATTAATTCATATAATTGTTCTAGATTGATATCTCATTGTCACCGTccatcttattttcatttttatATGATTGTGTTTTACTTTTTGTTGAATTTAACTATGTAATTTTTTGTACGTTCTTGACTATCTTGCAACATGTATTACATTTTTAGGGACAAGAATTTTGTACTATGGTTTTATCTAAGTGATTTCCATATTTTTAACTGATGATTACTGTTTTTCTACTATTTTGATTGATGATAGATTAAGAAGGATAAAATTACGAAGCTTGTGGTTCTTCCACTATACCCTCAATACTCCATATCAACAAGCGGTTCTAGTATCCGCGTTCTCCAAAACATTGTCAAGTAGGCAATTACCTTCTCTAATGAAACCTCATGTTTCAGACTATGTAGAACCTGAAAATCTGATATGGCGGCATTCGTGCAGGGAAGATCAATACTTTGCTGGCTTGCCAATCTCCATTATTGAATCTTGGTACCAGCGCGAGGGCTATGTGAAATCAATGGCTGACTTAATTGAGAAGGAACTATCAGTTTTTACGAATCCTGAAGAGGTTTGCACATCCCTTGTTTTGCTTCTGGGTTTCTTAAAAAATTCACGTATTGTTAGTCGTTGTTGATCTGTAGGATTAGTTGCAAACTTGCAGCATAGCCATTCGGTGTGTTGTACATTCTTTCATACAGAAATTTCCTTGGGCCTGTGCTTTGGAATTTTTACAGGCCCCTGCCTCTGGAGTCTGGACAATAAGTAGTAATTAAATCATTAGATGTATTTGTATTTATAGTCTCAGCATAACCATTACCCCATCATTTGAGAGAATAGCATGCTGCATTACTTGCCAGCAGGGGCGAAGCCACATTGAGGTCAATGGGGGCCACTCAAATTTTGATATTCCAATAAGATCTGTTTATATTTTTAGGAAAGATGCGTCAGTTTTCAAACTTTTTGCGAATACTGAAGTATGCTAGGCACTTGAAAAATGATCTGCAAAGAGAAATATGCAGCTAATTTAGAGCAGTATTCTGATGAAGTAATCGTCAAAACAATACTGTGATCTCATTGTAACATTCTTAGCAGATGTTGTACACTACAATATTTCTGGTTATTTGGATAGATTTAAGCGGTAATACCTACAAAAGTTATTCTTCTGGTTGAGCACAGGATAGCTATGTCAGTAGATTGTTTGTAAAAGACCTGTAATATTTAATGCTTTATAACTTCTATGGACTTTTGAGTGTGAATAATGTTATAAGTTGTAGAGTATTTTGAAATCTGAGATGAAATGTATTTTGCAAGTGCAATTTTGTTGAATAAATAACGAATAGAAGGTAATATCATTCTGACGTTATGTTTCATAATTCGCAGGTTATGATATTCTTCAGTGCACATGGAGTACCACTTACCTATGTTAAGGATGCTGGAGATCCATACAGAGATCAGATGGAAGACTGCATTGCTTTGATCATGGAGGAGTTGAAATCCAGAGGAACCTTGAATGACCATACTCTGGCTTACCAGGTAAGGAGAAAATGATGAATAAATACTTGTCTTGTAATCACTGTTAAGGGTTATGAAAGCATTTTTAGCTAATTTCAAGGATATAAATGTTATACTTATGTACTTAGAAGTTAGAaaccaaattttgactataataCCCTACGAATCTACATGGTGGAAGACATCACACAGGTTTTATTTCTCCTTTTTCTTTACCGAATGCTATTAACCTTTCTGCGCAATGGCAGAGTCGCGTGGGACCAGTTCAATGGCTTAAGCCATATACTGATGAAGTTTTAGTTGAACTTGGTCAAAAGGGTGTAAAGAGTCTCCTGGCTGTCCCAGTAAGGTAATCATCAACTTTACCATTTATACTCTACCAGTTCAGTATTTTTAGGACAACAATAAGGGTGTTTGATGCAGCTTTATCTGTTTTTTTGGTTTTGTGGACTTCTGTTCACACTGATCACCGGAACCAATTTCAAGTGCATCTACTACTCTTTCTGTAGCAATATTTCCTACTATTATAATATCATCATCACTTTATCAGGCCAGCTCTAATTTATCTTAATTTAGCATTTTGTGTGCTTATGTGAATTCTACCTGAACTTTCCATCATGTACCTGTTTGCAACTTGCTTATTTTGGTTTTGTTTGTGTTTATTGCATTGGTGTCATTTGCCGTATCTGTCAATATTAATATGTCAGTGGCCATTCTCGCACCACAATTTTGGTTTCATATATGTTTATCTAAGTTGAAGCTACATCTTCAAGTCATGCACAGTCCAAAGTACATCATTGTCTTGAGGTTACCATGACTTCTGTTTTTTTAACTCCACGTGAACCTCTTTCGACTATGCTTACATCATTTGCTAAAATCAAATCCAGCTTCGTGAGCGAGCATATTGAGACACTGGAAGAAATTGACATGGAGTACAGGGAGTTGGCTCTAGAGTCGGGCATTGAGAACTGGGGCAGGGTTCCAGCTCTTGGATGCACCTCATCCTTCATCTCGGACCTCGCCGATGCTGTCGTCGAAGCCCTTCCCTCTGCCTCCGCGATGGTGACCAGAAAGGTCAAGGATACTGACTCTGACATGGACATGATGCATTACCTGACCAAGATGTTCTTCGGCTCGGTCCTGGCCTTCTTCCTGCTGTTATCCCTGAGGCTAGTTTCCGCTTTCCGGAACACTCTTCATTGAGCTGCTTATTTTTATCGATGCTCCGTGGTTAACCATTTTGGTGATTGTAACTAGAAACCATGTAGATTTACTGTTGAATAATTTATAATTTATTTTTTTGGTGGTAGACTGCCATGATAATAACAAGATAGTTTCTGGGTGAGAAAGAAAGGCTAGAGTTTGTTTCACTTATGTCTTGCCCATAACATATCGACAATGTCATAGGTACTTCATGTTTCTATAAGAACTGGGGGACACGGTGAGTAAGCATCATGTTTCTATAAGAACTGGGGGACACGGTGAGTAAGCATTTACCCATTGTATGGAGGAGTCATGTACCACCAGCATGTATAATGGCACATGCTTATATACTGGCGCTTAAAAGAGTACATGGTCACATCGTTGACCATGTATGTTAGTTTTGTTTAATCTTTTGCGAATCTCTCTTTGGGTTCTTATAAATAATTATATTCCCCGTTAATTAGTGCTAGTTTATATGCAGAATGACTTGTTGAGCACCAATCTGTAATCAAAGATTTATTATATGCTAACTAAAACCATGACACTTATGGATCCAAGGGAGTATAAAACAAGGACATTGGCTAGCGTTCTGACAGTCTGACGTTGGCTTTTTTCTAGAAACGTCATCAAGGCATTTTATTCATTTCGCTTGATATTGTGAAACGTCAATCGTCAATCTGACGTTCGCTGGAAACAAAATCCGCAGCTGGATTGATTCTTGATCGCAAAGAAAAGAAACGTAGCGTGTTGGTTAATGCAGTTTAGTTCACGTCAGATCGAAGCCAGCATTTTGGTATCTGTATATGTAGACGCACTGATTGATGTCAAGCGCGTCCGGACAAATTTAGCCGACACGCCGGACAGAAGTTTAATTGAGAGCATAACGATCCATGCGTATTTCTACACAGGTTGACCTCCTTTTCATTAAGTATGAGTATTTCGAATGGACTGAAAGACACGAAACACGTTTTGTTCCTTGTCAGAAGGCGAAAGAGATTTAGAATAAGCTGGAGTGTACGAGGTGATTAAAAAAGCTTGTGCTATTGATCGGTCGGGTGGGGGAAACAATTATGGAATTCTTACTCCTTATGCCAGAGAACGAGCTATCTATTCCGGGCACTCAGAATGTACGTGACCTCGTAGCTATAACCGCTTGGTATCTGTGATGGGATAGATGTATGTTAGTTCATGAAGGGAAGGTCCAAAATGCGAACCAGCCGTCTATGGGGATTAGGGCAATAACAACTAACTATGTAAATGCACACTCTCCCAATGCAACTAGTAAAACATGAGGGTGGAGCAGACCTCCTACGGGCTTTGTTAAGTTTAACGTTGATACTTCCTTTGATCATAATTTGCTTAGCGACACAGCTAGGGCTGTCATTAGAGATGATAAAGAAAGATTTATTATTGGCGGGAATTGGAAATTTGACTGGTGTGCTGATGTTTGACAGCATAGGCTTTAGCGCTACGGTTTGGACTAGGTCTTGCACAAAAAGCAGGGTGCAACTATCTGGTTATTAACTCCGACAACTTGGAAGTCATCAACACAATGAAAAATGGAGGACAATCGGTGGAAGCGGCGGCAACGGTCTTCGATGATTGCTATTTTTGGGCTTGTGATTTTCCTTTTACTAGGTTTGAGCATTGTAATAGGAAAGCAAATAAGGTGGCGTATAAAATAGCTAGACTAGCGAAAGTTTCAGTGACAAGGGACTATTTTGAGAAGCCCATGGATGAAATTGTATCTTTTCTTACTGACGATATAACTTTTATCTCTACTTAACAAAGTTTTTGgtttattttaaaaaaagtaCAGTATATAATTGCTCGACGGGAAATGGGAACAACAATATCATTACACGGACAAGAAAAGAACGAGGAAGAGAGAGAAAAGGGGCAGCGAGGTGAAAACTGGCTGCCAGTACGAAACACCTGCAGTTGTTACAAGTTTTAGAGACTACGAACGGACGACGAGACACTAACCAAGAAGACGAACAAGACAGACTTGAGAGCATCTCCAATCGGAAAAATCGTCTTTTTTTTGCGCGCAGTCGAAACGGCCGCTTCAGGCGGACGTGTAAAAAACGCGCGCGCGGTATAGTTGGTTCAGGACGTTGAGCAAAACGGTATCGCGCACCCGCTCCCGCgcgtcggcatcgtcgtccgcATCTCCCCATTTGTTCCGGCGACCCGACGACGCTTCCTCGGCCTATCCTCGCACGCCGCAGTTGCTTCCTCCACCTCctctgtcggagtaaatgaccacgggtagcctcatcagccttccatggtatttcaagacatcagGGCCGGCCGCGCCCCTCAAGACTCAAAGATCAACTAGCCGCCTTCTTACGGCCGGCTGGTCCCAGCGGCCGACTGGCGAAAGATGGCAAGGCCCAGCAGACGGCCTCAAagtgggccgactcctagcaggcgacctctagagaggccggctcctagcaggcggccccaagcgccctcaaagtctgcacccATATAAATACGATGaaacggggcgtggctacagtacgcCCTGCCACCCCCAAATCCAGGGCCAATTGTGGCCACAGTATGCCGTACCAGACGGagatctcccgtccggcgcgacaCTGTTGCCACTCTGCCCATGACATCGCCCACGACAGGAGGGCCATGCCCCCACGACGTGCTGTCAGTACGGCTCGCATGCAGCGGGCCCTACCTGTTCGCGAGGAGCCAGAGGGCGGCGAGCCCTGACCAGTTGGCTCGAGGAGAGGCCGGCCCCTAACCAGGCGGCTCTCCCCTTCTTGGAGTTTGTGCGCTATTAATCAGAAGAgacggggagtggctacagtgaccgcccgctaggcggcggcggtaCTATAGCCACGCTTCCCCGACAAAGCCTACATCATCAGTGGCATCGCCACAGTATTAAGCAGCCGGcaggactcggcggcggcgggcgcgaccTGCGGGCCGAGTACAAGACAGCCGGCGGGTCCCACCAGacggcgggccccagcggtcggcggagaagccggcgatcatagacactgacggccgggtcctacacccggccagattacctttGTAACCCTAGGGGTAGGCATATATAAACCCCCCatggcacccatgcaaagggttcagacttTAGTCCATCCACACATatagagagaggaagctagggctagccttgttcttcttccccctctagagaaacaactcaaggagcaagcttgtagccatcattgtggcttgagtgatcatgcggagaccctgcagagcaggagtaggggtgttatctcctaggagagccccgaacctgggtaagatcacCGGCGTGCATGTTTGCGCCTTATCCCATTTCCTGGCACTGGCGACATTTTAttagccccctccatgataagccatcctttggcatatgtcgcacgacacccccgacatttggcgcccaccgtggggctgggtGCACCGTCGTAcggagatctgttctggacgggaatctTGTTCCTCCctagcgagcgtagccagcccggcacgcctgATGGCGTCGACGCCGGCGCGCTGCATGGTGCTGAGCTCGTCTGCGCGGCAAGCTGCCTCGCTGACCTCATCGGCGAGATCCGCCTCCCCGATGATCCCGCGCCTGACGCGGGAGCAGCCAGCTCCGAGAGCTGCCTTGTCGACCTTCTTGGCAAGCTCGACATCGCCAACGAGCCGGCCTCCGACCTGGAGTCgattggctccaccgacccgatgcttgtcgactccgacacggcatcgcttgacgccttccccaccaacgtggtggtcatcgATGACCCTCTCCCTCGCGCCGACAGCGGCGgaagcaccgtcacggaggtgctcgtcatcagccacgacGGAGCCTCTGGCGGTGCCCAAGACCCACTGCAGGCGGCCCTGCGGGATCTGTCTGCACCCATCGCAGAAGACGCTGACGCCGAGACGCTGGAAGCCCACCGCGTCTCGCTCGTTGAAAGCGCCAAGAAGTTGGCCACCATGAGACGCCTCTCAGAGGCTTATCCGCGCTAGATCGACCGCGTtgttggcggcacgccggctgctGGCGGGCCCAGCCGCGTCGGCACGGTCCAGCAGCGCGGCGCTGCCGTCGCCAGCATGTTCGGGGTAGATCGCCCTGTCTATGCCACGCCCATGGAGAAcctacgagctgcccaggcggcagcgaACGAGCTGGACCacctcgagggcgacgagcgcCGCTGCATGACGGAGCGTGTTCAACAGCTCATTGACACGGCTGCCGCGCTGCAAGAGGCCGACTGCCGCGCAGAAGATCCCGGCCAACGGGTTGAGAACCTGCCCCCTCGCCGAGAGCAAGGCGCGACCTCCcagacgccgactggtggcgtccgcgaCAGACGAGACaaagagccggctgctagccgcagccgtaCATGCATCACCATCGAGTGCGACCAAGATGGCCGCCCAcgagcagtggaacgacgggacgattatccgccgcctcctcctcctcgcaggGAGGGGCGTGCTTTCCCGCCGCCTGTTGACCACCCAACTCTCGGTGACCGGCTGGGCCGCCGAGAGGGAATCGGAGAGAACGACACCCGCCATCGGATTGACCGTCTcaatcgatccctggcgctagaagaggaagatgcattgggtccgccttgtttcggcccccgcatccgcgacgagccctttcccaagGGGTTCACGCTTCTAcgagatacgcccaagtacaacgactcTGTGAAACTGgaagactggctggtcgactactccacggccgtcagcatagcaaacggcaacaagcgtgttgccgtaaaatacgttccgctcatgctccagggcacggcccggacatggctgaacagcctgaagccccgcagcatcaacagctgggtagaTTTCACTTAAGTCTTCGTCCACAACTTcactagcacctacaagcggcctcccaagcctcgccagctctcgctgtgcgtccaaggccccaactgaaggaaatatgccctagaggcaataataaagttgttatttatattttcttatatcattgtaaatgtttattattcatgctagaattgtattaaccagaaacttagtacatgtgtgaatacatagacaaacagagtgtccctagtacgcctctacttgactagctcgttaatcaaagatggttaagtttcctagccatagacatgtgttgtcatttgatgaacgagatcacatcattagagaatgatgtgatggacaagacccatccgttagcttagcactatgatcgtttagtttattgctattgctttcatcatgacttatacatgttcctcagactatgagattatgcaactcccgaataccggaggaacaccttgtgtgctatcaaacgtcacaacgtaactgggtgattataaagatgctctacaggtgtctccgatggtgtttgttgagttggcatagatcgagattaggatttgtcactccgtgtatcggagaggtatctctgggccctctcggtaatgatcatcactataagccttgcaagcaaagtgactaatgagttagttacgggatgatgcattacggaacgagtaaagagacttgccggacgagattgaactaagtatgatgatgccgacgatcgaatctagggcaagtaacataccgatgaaaaagggaacaacgtatgttgttatgcggtttgaccgataaagatcttcgtagaatatgtaggagccaatatgagcatccaggttccgctattggttattgaccggagatgtgtctcggtcatgtctacatagttctcgaacccgtagggtccgcacgcttaacgttcgatgacgatttgtattatgagttatgtgatttgatgcaccgaaggttgttcggagtcccggatgagatcacggacatgacgaggaatctcgaaatggtcgagacataaagatcgatatattggaaggctatattcggacatcggaaaggttccgagtgattcgggtatttttcggagtaccagagagttacgggaattcgccgggggaagtagtgggcgttaatgggccatacggggaaggagagaagggcctcaaggggtggccgcccccccatggcaagtatgaattggactagggagggggcagcgcccccctctctttccttctccctctcctactccttccctctcttccctcttggaaaaggaaggggactccaactaggattgggaatcctagttggactccccctataggcgcgcccctcctaggccggcctccacttcctcccccctttatatacgtggccagggggcaccccaatagcacaacagacaatctcttagccgtgtgcggtgcccccctccacagttacacacctcggtcatatcgtcgtagtgcttaggcgaagccctgcgtcggtaacttcatcatcaccgtcaccacgccgtcgtgctgacggaactttccctcggcctcaactggatcaagagttcgagggacgtcaccgagctgaacgtgtgctgaacgcggaggtgccgtacgttcggtgcttggatcggttggatcccGAAGACGTTTGATACgaccattttgcatcatgcttttatatctatatttattgcattatgggctgttattacacgttatgccacaatacttatgcctattctctattattttacaaggtttacatgaagagggagaatgccggcagctggaattctgggctggaaaaggagcgaatattagagacctattctgcagagctccaaaagtcctgaaacttcaggGAAGTtaattttggaattaataaaaaatactggcaaaagaatccaccagagggggcccacaccctggccacgagggtaggggtgcgccctacccccctgggcgcgccccctgcctcgtgggcccccttgcaggcctccggtgcccatcttctgctatatgaagtcttttaccctggaaaaaaatcataagcaagcttttaggaagaaactccgccgccacgaggcggaaccttggtggaaccaatctagggctccggcagagctgttctgctagggaaacttccctccgggagggggaaattatcaccatcgtcatcaccaacgatcctctcatcgggagggggtcaatcttcatcaacatcttcaccagcaccatcttctctcaaaccctagttcatctcttgtatccaatctttgtcccaaagcctcagattggtacctgtgggttgctagtagtgttgattactccttgtagttgatgctagttggtttatttggtggaagatcatatgttcagatcctttatgcatattaatacccctctgattatgaacatgaatatgatttttgagtagttacttttgttcccgaggacatgggagaagtcttgctataagtagtcatgtgaatttggtattcgttcgatattttgatgagatgtatgttgtctctcctctagtggtgttatgtgaacgtcgactacatgacacttcaccattgtttgggcctagaggaaggcattgggaagtaataagtagatgatgggttgctagagtgacagaagcttaaaccctagtttatgcgttgcttcgtaaggggctgatttggatccatatgtttcatgctatggttaggtttaccttaataattcttttgtagttgcggatgcttgcaataggggttaatcataagtgggatgcttgtccaagaaaggacaacACCCAGCACCgttccacccacataccaaattatcaaagtaatgaacgcgaatcatatgagcgtgatgaaaactagcttgacgataattcccatgtgtcctcgggagcgttttccttcatataagagtttgtccaggtttgtcctttgttacaaaaaggattgggccatcttggtgcaccttgtttactttcattacttattacccgttacaaattaccttatcacaaaactacctgttaccgataatttcagtgcttgcagagaataccttaccgaaaaccgcttgtcatttccttctgctcctcgttgggttcgacactcttacttatcgaaaggactacgatagatcccctatacttgtgggtcatcaagactcttttttggcgccgttgccggggagtgaagcgcctttggtaggtggaatttggtaaggaaaaatttatatagtgtgctgaaatttactgtcacttgttactatggaaagtaatcctctgatgggcttgttcggggtatcttcaccccgaccagtagagcaaagagttgctcctcaacctactgaacctacttaaaatgtttactttgaaattccttcgggtatgatagagaaactgctagctaatccttttacaggagatggaacattacatcccgatttgcacctaatctatgtggatgaagtttgtggattatttaagcttgcaggtatgcccgaggatgttatcaagaagaaggtcttccctttatctttgaagggagaggcattgacatggtttaggctatgtgatgatatgggatcatggaactacaaccgattgaaattggaatttcatcagaagttttatcctatgcatcttgttcatcgtgatcgtaattatatatataatttttggcctcgcgaaggagaaagcatcgctcaatattgggggaggcttaagtcaatgttatattcatgccccaatcatgagctctcaagagaaatgattattcaaaaattttatgctcggctttctctcaataatcgctccatgctcgatacttcttgtactggctcttttatgatgaagactattgaattcaaatgggatttattggaaagaattaaacgcaactctgaagattgggatctcgacgaaggtaaggagtcaggtataacacctaagtttgattgtgttaaatctttatggataccgatgtttttcgtgaatttagcactaaatatggacttgactctgagatagtagcttctttctgtgaatcctttgctactcatgttgatctccctaaggagaagtggtttaaatataatcctcccattgaagtaaaattagttgcacctattaaagttgaagaaaagactatcacttataatgatcctgtcgttcctactgcttatattgagaaaccacgtttccctattagaataaaggatcatgctaaagcttcaactgtggtcaataaaagtaacattaagacacccaatccccctgagcaaattaaagttgaacctagtattgctatggttaaagatctcttggctgataatattgatgggcatgttatttacttctgtgaggaAACTACTAGatttgctagacctgatactaaaagtaaacatagacctgttgtaggcattcctgttatttctgttaaaataggagatcattgttatcatggcttatgtgatatgggttctagtgcaagtgcaatacatcattccttatacaaagaaattatgcatgatattgcacctgctgagatagaagaaattgatgttacaattaagcttgccaatagagacactatttcaccagttgggattgttagagatgttgaagtcttgtgtgg
This genomic window contains:
- the LOC109754696 gene encoding ferrochelatase-2, chloroplastic, translated to MECVRSGALDLGRSGNFLGKSGSTTSCGKVRCSTNLAGSTKCEQNLHGKVKPLLLSASGKARGTSGLVHRSQVLKHQHHLSVRSTSTDVCTTFDEDVKGVSSHAVEEKVGVLLLNLGGPETLNDVQPFLFNLFADPDIIRLPRLFRFLQRPLAKLISTFRAPKSKEGYASIGGGSPLRKITDEQANALKVALKSKNLEADIYVGMRYWYPFTEEAIDQIKKDKITKLVVLPLYPQYSISTSGSSIRVLQNIVKEDQYFAGLPISIIESWYQREGYVKSMADLIEKELSVFTNPEEVMIFFSAHGVPLTYVKDAGDPYRDQMEDCIALIMEELKSRGTLNDHTLAYQSRVGPVQWLKPYTDEVLVELGQKGVKSLLAVPVSFVSEHIETLEEIDMEYRELALESGIENWGRVPALGCTSSFISDLADAVVEALPSASAMVTRKVKDTDSDMDMMHYLTKMFFGSVLAFFLLLSLRLVSAFRNTLH